Part of the Novosphingobium sp. KA1 genome is shown below.
TTGGTGAGCTTCACGCCCAGCTTTTCGAGGTGCAGCGCGGCGACCTTCTCGTCGAGGTGCTTGGGCAACACGTAGACGCGGTTCTCGTACTGCTCGTTCTTGGTGAACAGTTCGATCTGCGCGAGCGTCTGGTTGGTGAAGCTTGCCGACATCACGAAGCTGGGGTGGCCGGTGGCGCAGCCCAGGTTCACCAGACGGCCCTTGGCGAGCACGATGATCTGCTTGCCGTCCGGGAAGGTGACGAGGTCGGTACCGGCCTTCACTTCCTTCCAGTCGTAGTTGTCGAGCGCCGAGATCTGGATCTCGCTGTCGAAGTGGCCGATGTTGCAGACGATGGCCTTGTCCTTCATCTGCTCCATGTGCTCGCCGGTGATGACGGCTTCGTTGCCGGTGGCGGTGACGAAGATGTCGCAGCGCTTCACGGCGTCTTCCATGGTGACGACTTCATAGCCTTCCATGGCGGCCTGAAGGGCGCAGATCGGGTCGATCTCGGTGACCATCACGCGGGCGCCGCCGTTGCGCAGCGACGCGGCCGAGCCCTTGCCGACGTCGCCGAAACCGGCAACGCAGGCGACCTTGCCGGCCAGCATCACGTCGGTGGCGCGGCGGATCGCGTCGACCAGCGATTCCTTGCAGCCGTAGAGGTTGTCGAACTTCGACTTGGTGACCGAATCGTTCACGTTGATCGCGGGGAACGGCAGCTTGCCGTCCTTGGCGAGGTGATAGAGGCGGTGCACGCCGGTGGTGGTCTCTTCCGAGACGCCCTTGATGGCGTTGACGGTGCGCGAGAGGTAGCCCGGCTTGGCCTTGAGGAAGGCGTTGAGCGCGCGCACGAACTCGATTTCCTCGGCGTTCGAGGGCTCGAACAGCGGTTCACCGGCTTCGACGCGGGCGCCCCAGAGCGCAAACATGGTGGCATCGCCGCCGTCGTCGAGGATCATGTTGCAGGTGAGGTCGGGGTTGCCCTCGCTCGACCAGTCGAAGATGCGGCCGACATAGTCCCAGTATTCGGCCAGGCTTTCGCCCTTGATGGCGTAGACGGGGATGTCCTGCGCGGCGATGGCGGCGGCGGCATGGTCCTGCGTCGAGAAGATGTTGCAGGTGGCCCAGCGCACTTCGGCGCCGAGCGCGACCAGCGTCTCGATCAGCACGGCGGTCTGGATCGTCATGTGCAGCGAGCCGGTGATGCGCGCACCCTTGAGCGGCTGGGCAGCGCCGTATTCCTCGCGCAGCGCCATCAGGCCGGGCATTTCGGTTTCGGCGATGGCGATCTCGGTGCGGCCGAAATCGGCGAGCGAGATATCGGCGATGGCGTAGTCGGGGGCGGTGGTCGTGGCCACGGGCGCGAACTCCTGGAAGTGTTTGCTCTACGGCCCCTGCGCCGGAATGGCGTAGGGCGCCGCAATGGTGCCGTCCCTACCCGTTCGCTTTGCCCGACGCAAATATAAAGATATCTTTATATGCGCCTCGGTAGATCCCGCCGGAGCACGGGAAAACGGGCGGGAGAACACGCGCCCCCGCCCTTCCCGGCTTCGGCCTCGCGCGCTCTACGCGAGGTCGAAGCGATCGGCGTTCATCACCTTCACCCACGCGGCCACGAAGTCGCGCACGAACTTCCCGCCCGCGTCCGCCGCCGCATAGACTTCGCTGAGCGCGCGAAGCTGTGAATTGGAGCCGAACACCAGGTCGGTCCGGGTTGCCGTCCACTTCGGCTGCCCGCTGGCCCGGTCGGAGCCGACGAACTTCTCGTCCGCCTCGTCGTCGACCTGCTTCCAGGCGGTATTCATGTCGAGCAGGTTGACGAAGAAGTCGTTGGTGAGCTGGCCTTCGCGCGCGGTAAGGACGCCGTCCTTCGAGCCGCCGAAGTTTGCGCCCAGCACCCGCAGGCCGCCCACCAGCACCGTCATCTGCGGGGCGCTGAGGCCCAGCAGCTGCGCACGGTCGAGCAGCAGCTCCTCGGTCGGCACGTTGTAGGGCACCTGGAGGTAGTTGCGGAAACCGTCCGCGCGCGGCTCCAGCACGGCAAAGCCATGCTCGTCGGTCTGCTCCTGCGAGGCATCGACGCGGCCCGGAGTGAACGGCACTTCAACCGCGCTCCCCGCATCCGCCGCCGCCTTCTCGATGCCGACGCTGCCGCCCAGCACGATGAGGTCGGCCATCGACACGGTGCCGCCGAACCCGGCCTTGATCTCCTCGTAGACGCCCAGAACCCTGGCGAGCCGGGCCGGTTCGTTGACCTCCCAGTCCTTCTGCGGCGCCAGGCGGATACGCGCGCCATTGGCACCGCCGCGGTAGTCCGACTGGCGGAAGGTGACCGCCGAAGCCCATGCGGTTGCCACCAGTTCGGCCACGGTAAGCCCCGAAGCGGCGATCCTCTGCTTCAGCGCGGCCACGTCCTCAGCGCCGATTGCCGGACCTTGCGCGCCGGGCAGCGGGTCCTGCCAGAGGAAGTCCTCCGCCGGAACCTCGCTGCCGAGGTAACGCGCCTTGGGCCCCATGTCGCGGTGGCAGAGCTTGAACCAGGCCTTGGCGAACTGGTCCTCGAACCACGCCGGTTCGGCGCGGAAGCGTTCGAGGATCTTGCGGTATTCCGGGTCTTCCTTGAAGGCCATGTCCGCCGTGGTCATCAGCGTCGGCACGCGCCGTTCGGGGCTGTGCGCACCGGGGGCCATGTCCTCGGGCTTCTGGCCGATCGGCTGCCACTGCTGTGCGCCGGCCGGGCTATGCACCAGTTCGTAGTCGTAATCGAGCAGCATGTGCAGGTAGCTCATGTCCCAGCGGGTGGGCGTGGGCGTCCAGGCACCCTCGATGCCGGAGGTGATCGTGTGATCCCCGAAGCCGCTCTCATGCCCGCTCGCCCAGCCGAGGCCCTGCAGCGCAATGTCCGCGCCTTCCGGCTCGGCGCCGACCAGCGCCGCATCGCCCGCGCCGTGGCACTTGCCGAAAGTATGCCCGCCGACGGTGAGCGCCGCCGTCTCGACATCGTCCATGCCCATGCGGGCAAACGTCTCGCGCACGTCGCGCGCCGAGCCGAGCGGATCGGGATTGCCGCCGGGGCCTTCGGGGTTGACGTAGATCAGGCCCATCTGGATTGCCGCCAGCGGGTTTTCGAGCGCGATGTCCTTGTCCGGCTGGATGCGCGTTTCGGCGCCCTGCCCGACCCAGTGCTCCTCGGTGCCCCAGTAGACGTCGATCTCGGACGAATAGATATCCTCGCGCCCGCCGCCAAAGCCGAGCACCGGCGCGCCCATCGATTCGAACGCCACGTTGCCGGTGAGGATCAGCAGGTCCGCCCAGGAGAGGCTGGCGCCGTACTTCTGCTTGATCGGCCAGAGCAGGCGGCGCGCCTTGTCGAGATTGGCGTTGTCCGGCCAGGAGTTGAGCGGCGCGAAGCGCTGGTCGCCGGCACCGCCGCCGCCGCGCCCGTCACCAATGCGATACGTGCCCGCGCTGTGCCAGGCCATGCGGATGAAGAAGGGTCCGTAGTGCCCGTAGTCGGCCGGCCACCAGGGCTGGCTGTCGGTCATCAGCGCGGTGAGGTCAGCCTTCACCGCCGCAAGGTCGAGCGACTGGAACGCCTCGCCGTAATCGAAATCGGGGTCCATCGGGCTGGGGCTGGTGCCGCCCTGCTGGAGGATGTCGAGCCGCAGCTGGTTGGGCCACCAGTCCCGGTTGGTGCGCCCGAGCAGCGATCGCACGGGTTCGCCGTGCATCGGGCAACCACTGGTCTTCGCGTCCATGGATTCTCTCCTCTTGTGATCCGCGTCCCGGCCATTGAAAGTCATGGGGCCGGGCGATTGGGGGAAACTCACCCGCCAGGCGGGTCTTTCGGGTGTTGCGCGTAAGGGACGCAGGCCCGTCCAGGCCGACAGCGGCAACGCCGCCGACAGGAACTGTCTCGACCTGGATAAAGACCCTCGGAAATCCTGAGAACCCATACCATGGGTTAGCTCCCGGAAGCGCCTGCGGACGCCGTGCAGAGTGCCAGATTCCCCCGCGCGTTCAAGGGCGCCGATGCCCGCAGCCGATGCGAATTTCCGATCATTGTTCGCAGCAAAACCAATGACCATGCTGCGCGCAGCATAACCGGCCCGCAGACGGGTATTTTCCGCCTCCCGACGCGCTCGGTGGTGACTTGGGACAGGAGGCGGAAAATCGGTGACGTGAACGACCCCGACGCTTCAGGACTTCACGGCACACTCCCATTTCGGACGGCGGGGACCAAGCCTGTCGGCACGGCCCCATCCGGCGAAAGACGAATTCGATCCGAGATCGCTTTCGCCCGAAAATGTTACATTGCTGCGACAAGTCGTTCAATAGACGTTGCACAATCATGCACTCGAAGTTGCCTCGGCTCGGACAATTCGGCCGAAATTGCCACATCACGATCGGCAACAGGCACAAATGCAGGATCGATAAATTCATCAAATGACTTGGGAAAACGAAAAATCGGTGATCCGGACGGCATCGGCAAATTCCGCGCAGCCACGGCCGCAGGGGTTGCCCTCAGCGGCGGCCGTCAGGGCAGCAACGCCTGCACCGTGAACACCAGCCCCCCGGCCAGCGCCACGTAGGCAAGGCAGACCGGCACCGTGCGCGCCAGTGTTTCTCCCTCCCGCCCGACCAGTCCGACCGTCGCGGTCCCGGCGACTATGTTGTGCGGGGCCATGATGTTGCCCACCGCCGCGCCCACGCTCTGCCCCGCAAGCGCCAGGCCGTGCGGCAGCCGCACCGCGTCGGCAGCGGCAATCTGGAAATTGGCGAAGATGATGTTCGAGGCCGTTCCCGACCCGGTGACGAACGACCCCAGCGCCCCCACCAGCGGCACCGCCAGTGGCCAGGCCCGCCCGAACAGCGTGGTCGCGCCCACTGCAAGCGCATCGATCATGCCGCCGTGAACCATGAAGCGCGCCAGCGTCAGCACCGCGACAAGCGCGATTCCGACTTGCGGCAGCCGCCGCAGCGCCGCCAGCATCGATGCCCCGACCTGCCTTGGCGCGGCGCGATGGGCCAGCGCCGTGCAGAGGAATGCCAGCAACAGCATCGTGCCGGGATGATAGAGCGGCAGCATCACCTCGCCAAAACCGTGACCATAGCTCCATTCGATGCGGCACGTCCGCAAGGCGGCCTGCAAGGGCGGCACCAGACGGCTCACCAGGATGAGCGCCACCAGCACGACATAGGGCAAGCCGGCCATGACAACCTCGCGTCCGGCCGGCCCCGATCGCAGCGTCCCCCCACTTCCACGCCGCAGCCAGGCGGCAAACAGCCCGCCGCCCAGCAATGCGCCGCCCAGCGTCGGCAGTTCCGCCCCCGCCAGCGCCGCGACCAGCGCCGCGGCCGCGAAAAAGCACACCGCCGCCATCAGCGCCGTGCGCCGGGCCGCGACCGTCGCCCTTCCCGCGAAGAGGCCCTGCGCCCCGCCGCCGATGGCATAAGTCACGACAAGCTGGGCGAACATCCAGCCAAGGCAGGCATGCAGCACCAGGATCTCAAGGCTCAGCCGCCGCGCGTCGAACAGACCGGCCTCGAGCAGCGGCACCATCGGCGCGCCCACCGCACCGAACGAGACCCCCGCGACATGGCCCAGCAAGGCCACCAGGACCGCGCGCGCGGGCGGCACGCCCAGGGCCACCAGCATCGGCGCGACGATCGCGATGGGCGTGCCGAAACCCGAGGCGCCTTCGAGGAACATCGCGAAGAACCAGCCCAGCAGCAGCGCCGTCGCGGCCGGATCGCGCGAAATCGACGCCAGCCATTCGCCGATCACGGCCGTGGCGCCGATGCGGGTCTGGTATTCGTGGATCGAAAGTGCGGGAAAGATGATCCACAGGATCGTCGCGGCGGTGAACCCCGCTTCCAGCACCGGCCCGGCAAGATCGGCGGGAGTCTCGCCGAACTGGAAACCCACCACCGCCACGATCGCGGCGATCACCGCCGCCAGCGATCCGGCTGCCGCGGCCGACCAGCGCAGCCCCGTCATCAGGACCACGAGCAGCGCGATCGGCAGGATCGCGAGGGCCGCCAAGGGTCAGCCCCGACGCTCGACCGGCACCGGATGGAGCGGCGTGCCGGTCTCCTCGAAGGCGCCGATATTGGCCAGGGTCGTCCCGGCGATCGCGGTCATCGCCTCGCGCGTGAAGAAGCCCTGATGGCCGGTGATGAGCACGTTCGGGAACGTCATCAGGCGCACGAAGACATCGTCGCGGATCACCTGTTCGGACAAGTCCTCGAAGAACAGGTCTTCCTCTTCCTCGTAGACGTCGAGCCCGACGTAGCCGACCCGTCCGCTCTTGAGTCCGGCGATCACCGCACGCGCATCCATCACCGCGCCGCGACTGGTGTTGATGAGCATGACGCCGGGTTTCATCGTGCGGATCGCCTCGCGGCCGATCAGGTGATGGGTATCGGGGGTGAGCGGGCAATGCAGCGAGATGATGTCGCAGCGCGCCAGCAGCTCCTCGCGCGGGACGTAGCGCCCGCCGATCTGCGTCAGTTCGGGCGTCTCGAAGGGATCGCTGGCCAGCACCTCGCAGCCGAACCCCTTGAGGATGCGCGCGACATTGATGCCGATCCGGCCGGTGCCGATCACCCCTGCGACCTTGCCCTTGAGATCGAACCCCAGCAGCCCTTCCAGCGCGAAGTTGCCCTCGCGCACACGGGCATAGGCCTTGTGGATCTTGCGGTTGAGCGAAAGGATCAGCGCCACCGCATGCTCGGCGATGGCGTCGGGCGAATAGGCAGGGACGCGGCCGATCGAAAGACCCAGCCGCCGCGCCGCTTCCAGGTCGACGTTGTTGAAGCCGGCGCTGCGCAGCGCGATCAGCCGGGTGCCCTGCCCGGCCAGGATCTCCAGCACTTCGGCGCCAAGCTGGTCGTTGACGAAAGCGCAGACGCAGTCATGCCCGCGCGCCAGGTTGGCGGTGTTGGCATTGAGGCGCGCCTCGTACCACGAAAAGACATGACGCCCGCCCGCCGCCTCGTTGGCATGATCGAGAAACTCACGGTCGTAGGGCCTCGTGCTGAAAACGGCGATTTTCAAGCAAGTCCTCCTGGTCGTTCGAGGAATTCCATCGAGAGCGGCGACCAGGGTTGCCGCACCTGATCGCCGCTGTCGTCGTTGATCGACCACCTGTGCCAGCGGCGGGACGATTCGACACCCCCTTCGCCGCACGATGGGTCATGCACGGTATCCGCCGGTCCAAAGCCCGGTTCAGGGCGCCGGTTTTACCGCATCGATGACAGTCAGATGTTCGAGCGGCGCGTCGCCCACGCGCGAATCGGTGACGAGAATCGTCGCCCCCGGCGTGAGCGCGGTCTTCAGCTTGTCGTAGAACCCGCGCGGCAGGCGCAGGCGGTTGAGCGCGGCTTCATCCACTTCCACCCCGTCCTCGGAAGTGTGCCCCGGCAGGCCGACATAGACCCAGTGCGGCTGGCCGCCGCGCATGACCATGGTGATGACGTGGCTGCCGTGATCGGCCGCGTCGACCTCCACCACGCTGCGGCCGATCTCGGTGCCGCCGCGCAGCACCACGACCCGCCCGTCGAGCCGGGAAACGATGATCGAGAGCGGGCCGGAACGCGCCAGCTCGGGCTGCCAGCGGTACTGCTGCCCCCCGGCAAGCGGGGTATGTCCGGTCTTCTGCCCCTTGTCGTTGAAGGGCGAGAGCAGGCTGTTGTCGCTGGTCCGCACGTGGCTGGCGGCATCCCCCTCGACCACGACGGTCACGCCCAGCTTTGTCACCGCGAACAGCTCGCGCGCGAACTGGTAGGGCAAGTGCACGCAGCCATGGCTCTCCGGATAGCCCGGAAGGCCGCCGGCATGGAGCGCCACCCCGTCCCAGGTCAGCCGCTGCTGGAACGGCATCGGCGCGTTGTTGTAGGTGCTCGAACGATGGTCGGCATCCTTCTGGAGAATGGTGAAGACGCCGGTGGGCGTGGCATAGCCATCCTTGCCGCTGGACACGGTGGTGGCCGCGATGCGCACGCCGTTGCGATAGACCAGCGCCACCTGCCTGGAGAGGTCGACATAGACCAGCACCGGCCCCTCAGGCGCGACATCGGGTGCCCATACCCATTCACCGGGCTTCAGCTGCTCGATCCGGCGCGCGAACTCCGGCGGCGACGTCGCCTTGGCGCCTTGCGCCAGGGCCGGGTCCATCCCGCATGCCGCGCCCATCACCAGCGACGCACCAAGCGCCAGCCCCAATCCTGCCTTCATCGGACCCCCTGCAGCCTTTTCGCACAATACCGCGACAATTCCGGCAGTGACCTGAATAACGCAGGATTACCATCCGGGTTTACCCGAATAGACACTGCCGCCGAATACCTGAAACGGCCGCCTGCGATCACCGGGCATATTGGCTTGCCGTATCTCCAATTCCGATCTATTTCATTACATTAAATCAAATTGCTGCAACAACGACATCCACCGGAGGATCTGTTCTCCGGCATCACGTCCGCGTGGCCAAGGCCGCCACACGCCGACTTGCGACCCCGCGCCCCGGAGGATCGATGCAGACTGAACCGCTCCGCGACTGGCATGCCCTGGCCACGGCAGAGGCACTGGCCTTCCTCGATACCGCGCCGCAGGGCCTCAGCGAAACCGAAGCCGCGCTGCGGCTGAAGGCCCATGGCCCCAACAGCCTGCCCGCCCCGCGCGGACGCAGCCCGTTGCTGCGTTTCCTGGCGCAGTTCCACAACGCGCTGATCTATTTCCTGCTGGCCTCGGCCCTGGCCGCGCTGCTGCTTCAACACGCGGTCGACGCGCTGGTGATCGTGGCCGTGGTGGTCGTCAACGCGGTGGTCGGCTTCATCCAGGAAGGCCGCGCGGAAAAGGCCTTGTCCGGCATGGAGAGCCTGATTTCGGACAAGGCCCATGTCGTGCGCGGCGGCCTTCGCGAAAGCGTCGATGCGGCCACGCTGGTGCCCGGCGATGTGGTCATGCTCGATGCCGGAGACCGGGTGCCGGCGGACCTGCGGCTGATCCGCGTGCGCGCCCTCGCGATCGAGGAAGCCGCGCTCACCGGGGAATCGGTCGCCGCCGAAAAAGGCGAGCTCCCGGTCGCCGCCGATGCCCCGCTCGCCGAGCGTTCGGCCATGGCCTATTCCGGCACGCTCGTCGCGCGCGGTCAGGCCACCGGCGTGGTTGTCGCCACCGGCACCGCCACCGAGATCGGCCGGATAAACACCCTGCTCCAGTCCGTGCCCAGCCTCGCCACGCCCTTGCTGCGCCAGATCGACAGCTTCGCCGCCAGGCTGACCGCGGCGATCTCGCTCGGCGCCGCCGCGCTGTTCGCCTTCGCCGTGCTGGTGCGCGGCTTCGACTGGGTGGATGCGCTGATCGCGGTCGTGGCGCTGGCGGTCGGCGCCATTCCCGAGGGCCTGCCTGCGGTCATCACCATCACCCTTGCCATCGGCGTGCAGCGCATGGCCGCGCGCAAGGCGGTGATCCGCAAACTGCCCGCGGTCGAGACGCTGGGCGCGACTTCGGTGATCTGCACCGACAAGACCGGCACGCTCACCCGCAACGAGATGATGGTCAGCCGGGTCATGACCGGCTTGCACGAACTGCGGGTCGAGGGCGGCGGCTACCTGCCCGAAGGGGCCATCACCTGCCGCGGCGGCCGCGACGATGCCGCCGCCATCGCCACTGCCGCCGACATCGTGCGCTGCGGCGTGCTGTGCAACGACGCCCACTTGCGGCAGGCCGACGGCATCTGGACCGTCACCGGCGACCCGATGGAAGGCGCGCTCATCGCCCTCGCCCGCAAGACCGGGATCGACGAGGCGCATCTGCGCGGCGAATGGCGCCGCGTCGACGAAATCCCCTTCGACGCCAGCCACCGGCTGATGGCAACGCTATGCCGTAACGCCGCCGGACGCAGCCTGGTCTTCATCAAGGGCGCGCCCGAGGCGGTCCTGGCACTGGGCGCCAGCCGCGAGGATGCCGAGGCCTGGGAACTGGGCACGACGCGCGCCGCCGACGAAGGCGAGCGGGTGCTGGGCTTTGCCATGCGCGAACTGCCCCCGGCCACCGAAAAGCTGGATTTCGGCCTGCTGCAAGGGGCAACGATGCTGGGCCTCATGGGCTTCATCGATCCCCCGCGCGAGGAGGCACGACGGGCAATCGCCGAGTGCCGCTCCGCCGGGATCGCGGTCAGGATGATCACCGGCGATCATGCCGGAACCGCCCTCGCCATCGCCCGCCAGCTGGCGCTGGCCGATGCCCCCCGCGCTCTCACCGGCACCCAGATCGAGGCGATGAGCGACGCGGAACTGGCCGAGGCGGTGCCCCGCACCGCCGTCTTTGCCCGCGCCAGCCCCGAACACAAGCTGCGCATCGTCCGCGCGCAGCAAGCGCGCGGCGCCATCGTCGCCATGACCGGCGACGGGGTGAACGACGCGCCCTCGCTCAAGCAGGCCGACGTCGGCACCGCGATGGGCCTTTCCGGCACCCAGGCCGCGCGCGAGGCGGCGGAAATGGTGCTGCTCGACGACAACTTCGCCTCGATCGTCGCCGCCGTGCGCGAGGGACGCACCGTCTACGACAATATCCGCAAGGTCATCGCCTGGACCCTGCCGACCAATGGCGGCGAGGGCATCGCGGTGATCCTGGCCATCCTCCTCGGTTTTGCCCTGCCGATGACCGCCACGCAGATCCTCTGGATCAACCTGGTGATGACGGTGACGCTGGGCCTCGTCCTCGCCTTCGAACCGCCGGAACCGGGGATCATGGCGCGCCCGCCCCGCCGCCGCGATGCGCCGCTGCTCTCGGCCTTCCTGCTCTGGCGGGTGCTGCTGGTCTCGGTGCTGTTCGCCGCCGTGCTGCTGGCCGTGTTCTTCGGCGCGCAATGGGCCGGGGACAGCCTGCGCGAAGCGCGCACGATGGTCGTCAACATGCTGGTGATCGCCGAGATCTTCTACTTGTTCAACGTCCGCTACATGCACATGCGATCCCTGAGCCACGCCGGCCTGCAAGGCACCCGCGCGGTGCTGATCGCGGTGGGCGGCGCGGTCATCGCGCAGCTTGCCTTCACTTATGCGCCGCCCTTGCAGGCGGTGTTCGATACCGCCCCGCTCTCGATCCGCGACGGCGCGGCGATGCTGGCAATCGGCGCCGCGATGTTTTTCCTGCTCGAAGCCGAGAAGGCGCTGATGCGAAAGCTCGGCTGGTTCGAGGAACTGGCCTGAAACTCAGCCCGGCAGCCGTACCATCAGCGTATCCGGCCTGATCCAGGCAAGCAGCGAATTGGCGCGGCTGCCGCCGGTCAATTGCCGCAGCGCGCCGCCGCCCTGGGTTCCCAGCACGACCAGATCGGCGTCGTAATCCTCGATCGCCCGGCCAACCGCCGCCTCGGCCTCGCCGCTTGCCAGCACCCCCTCGATGCGTCCGGCAAAGGGCGCCAGGTCGTCCGAGGCCAGAAATTCGGCGAGGCCGCTTTGCGCGCGGGCAAGCGTTTCCTCGCGCACATGGTCGGCCACGCCCCAGCTTTCGAAACCGATGTGGAACACGTGCACGACCCGGATCGCCGCATCGGGAATGAGCCGCGCGGCGGTAAGGATCGCCTGCTTCGAGGCGGGCGAGAAGTCGCTCGGCACAAGAATGCGGCGATAGAGCCCGCGCGGGCGCTGCTTGACCACCAGCACCGGCACTTCGGCATGGCGCAGCAGGTAATCGATCGCGGTGCCGAGGAAATAGTCCGAAATCTGGTTGAACCGGGCGACGCCGGCCACGATCAGCTGCGCCCCGCGCTCTTTGGCGATACGGGCGATGGTGCCCGGCGGCGAGCCTTCGGGGACCAGCACGTCGGCCGCGGCGGCGCCCGGCGGCAGGATTTCACGGACACGTTGCTGCAAGGCCGCGTCCGACACGCCGTCGTGCCCCTCGTCCTTGCGCACATGCACCACTTCGACCACCAGGCCGAGATCGCGCCCCAGTTCGAAGGCACGGTCGACCGCGCGGTCGCTCCGCGCGCTAAGATCGGTTGCGACCAGGATCGGGGACGTCATCTCGGCACCACTCCTATCAAATTCGACCTCGCAATCAGACACCTGTCCGGTGCGGCAGGCAAGGCCGCACTTACGCCCCAGGCGGCGCGGACACATTCCGCCTAGCCCCCGACGACGTTGTAGCCGCTGTCGACGTAGATCGTCTGCCCGGTCACGAAGCGCGCCCTCGGGCCCAGCAGGAACGCCGCCATCTGGCCGATCTGCTCGACCGTCACCAGCTGGTGCAGCGGCGCCTTGTCGGAGGCGAGGCGGATCAGTTCGTCAAGGTGCGAGAGACCCGAGGCCGCCCGCGTGCGCACCGGCCCGGTCGAGAGCGCGTTGACGCGGATGCCCTGCGCGCCCAGTTCATCGGCGAGATAACGCACGCTCGCCTCCAGCGCGGCCTTGACCGGCCCCATGATGCCGTAGCCCGGCACCACCTTTTCGGAACCGTAGAAACTCATCGTCAGGATCGATCCGCCGCCCGCCATCAGCGGCTCGGCATGGCGCGCCAGCCGGATCAGCGAATGGCAGGAAACGTCCATCGCGGTGCGAAAGCCTTCGGCGGAGCTGTCCACCACCCGCCCGTGCAGGTCGTCCTTGGGGGCATAGGCGATCGAATGGAGCAGGAAATCGAGCCCGCCCCAACGCGCGGCGATCTCGGCAAACAGGGCCTCGACCTGCGCCGGGTCGGTAACGTCGAGCGGCGTGAAGATCGGCGCCTCGAGTTCCTGCGCCAGCGGCTCGACAAAGCGCCGGGCCTTGTCGTTCTGGTAGGTGATGGCAAGTTCCGCCCCCGCCTCGCGCAGGACTTCCGCACAGCCCCAGGCCAGCGACTGGTCGTTCGCCATGCCCACGATCAATCCACGCATCAGCCGCCCCTCTTTCCGCCAGTACCGCCCGTTTGTCGTCGCGCCTGCTACTCGTGCCGAAGCGCGTCGATAGGATTGAGGCTCGCCGCGCGGCGGGCCGGGAAATAACCGAAGATCACCCCGATCGCCGCCGAAACCGCAAAGGCACCGAGGTTGACGGCGGGTTCGAAGATCCACGGCACGTTCATCAGCGGCACCGCGATGGCCACCACGACCTGCGCCAGCACCAGCCCGATCAGCCCGCCAAGGCACGAGAGCACGATGGCCTCGACCAGGAACTGCATCAGCACCTCGCTCGCCACCGCGCCGATGGCGAGACGGATGCCGATCTCGCGCGTGCGCTCGGTCACCGAGACCAGCATGATGTTCATGATGCCGATGCCGCC
Proteins encoded:
- a CDS encoding HAD-IC family P-type ATPase, whose translation is MQTEPLRDWHALATAEALAFLDTAPQGLSETEAALRLKAHGPNSLPAPRGRSPLLRFLAQFHNALIYFLLASALAALLLQHAVDALVIVAVVVVNAVVGFIQEGRAEKALSGMESLISDKAHVVRGGLRESVDAATLVPGDVVMLDAGDRVPADLRLIRVRALAIEEAALTGESVAAEKGELPVAADAPLAERSAMAYSGTLVARGQATGVVVATGTATEIGRINTLLQSVPSLATPLLRQIDSFAARLTAAISLGAAALFAFAVLVRGFDWVDALIAVVALAVGAIPEGLPAVITITLAIGVQRMAARKAVIRKLPAVETLGATSVICTDKTGTLTRNEMMVSRVMTGLHELRVEGGGYLPEGAITCRGGRDDAAAIATAADIVRCGVLCNDAHLRQADGIWTVTGDPMEGALIALARKTGIDEAHLRGEWRRVDEIPFDASHRLMATLCRNAAGRSLVFIKGAPEAVLALGASREDAEAWELGTTRAADEGERVLGFAMRELPPATEKLDFGLLQGATMLGLMGFIDPPREEARRAIAECRSAGIAVRMITGDHAGTALAIARQLALADAPRALTGTQIEAMSDAELAEAVPRTAVFARASPEHKLRIVRAQQARGAIVAMTGDGVNDAPSLKQADVGTAMGLSGTQAAREAAEMVLLDDNFASIVAAVREGRTVYDNIRKVIAWTLPTNGGEGIAVILAILLGFALPMTATQILWINLVMTVTLGLVLAFEPPEPGIMARPPRRRDAPLLSAFLLWRVLLVSVLFAAVLLAVFFGAQWAGDSLREARTMVVNMLVIAEIFYLFNVRYMHMRSLSHAGLQGTRAVLIAVGGAVIAQLAFTYAPPLQAVFDTAPLSIRDGAAMLAIGAAMFFLLEAEKALMRKLGWFEELA
- a CDS encoding universal stress protein, producing MTSPILVATDLSARSDRAVDRAFELGRDLGLVVEVVHVRKDEGHDGVSDAALQQRVREILPPGAAAADVLVPEGSPPGTIARIAKERGAQLIVAGVARFNQISDYFLGTAIDYLLRHAEVPVLVVKQRPRGLYRRILVPSDFSPASKQAILTAARLIPDAAIRVVHVFHIGFESWGVADHVREETLARAQSGLAEFLASDDLAPFAGRIEGVLASGEAEAAVGRAIEDYDADLVVLGTQGGGALRQLTGGSRANSLLAWIRPDTLMVRLPG
- the fabI gene encoding enoyl-ACP reductase FabI, with amino-acid sequence MRGLIVGMANDQSLAWGCAEVLREAGAELAITYQNDKARRFVEPLAQELEAPIFTPLDVTDPAQVEALFAEIAARWGGLDFLLHSIAYAPKDDLHGRVVDSSAEGFRTAMDVSCHSLIRLARHAEPLMAGGGSILTMSFYGSEKVVPGYGIMGPVKAALEASVRYLADELGAQGIRVNALSTGPVRTRAASGLSHLDELIRLASDKAPLHQLVTVEQIGQMAAFLLGPRARFVTGQTIYVDSGYNVVGG